A window of Agrobacterium vitis genomic DNA:
GCCGGATCGGCCGCCATTGGCCACGGCTATACCTATTCCGCCCATCCGGTCAGTGCCGCTGTTGGCCTTGCCGTGCTGAAGCTTTATGAGGACGGCCTGCTGGAAAACGGTCGCAAAATGGGCGCACGTCTGATGGCTGGGCTGGAAAGCCTGAAAGACCATCCACTGGTGGGCGATGTGCGCGGTCGCGGCATGTTGGCCGCCATTGAAATGGTGGTGGACAAGGACAAGAAGACACCGCTGCCTGCCGCTGCGGCCCCCGCAACCCGGGTGTTTGAACGCGCATGGGACAATGGCCTCGTCATCCGCGCCTTTGCCAATGGCATTCTGGGCTATGCGCCACCGCTGTGCTGCACGGAAAGCGAAATCGACGCCATCGTCGAGCGCACCAAAAACACTTTGGATCAAACGCTGGCCGACCCGGACGTTCGCTCCGCCATGGCATGAGACAGCAGCGGGTCGGGCGAAATACTGCCGAACGATCAGATTCAGAATTTTCTGCCGTCTTAAGATCGGCATTCGGGAAGAAACAGCCCGTAGCTCCTGTAATACTTCGGATGCGCCTCAGTAGAAAATGCCAGGGCGCATTCAAGATAAAAATAAAAGTTAAGCGAGGAAACCAAGGGATCGTGAGTGACAGGAACGGCATTTGCCGGGCCTGATGCATGAAGATGGACAAGCCAGAGGATGCAATGATGGCAAAGGCCTTTGCGGATTTCAAATATCTCACCTTCGACGTGGTCGGCACGCTCATTGATTTTGAGAGCGGCATTACCCATTGCCTCGCTGAGATTGCCGCAGAGACAGGCGTGACGATGGATGGAGAACACGCTCTTTCGCTCTATCGTGCGGCCCGCTATGACGATGAAGCCTTGCTTTTTCCCGACGATCTTGCGCGGGTCTACCTAAAGATCGCCCCCGCCCTCGGCCTGCCGGTAGATGCGGCATTTGGCGAGCGCTTGCGTGGCTCCGTCACCGATTGGAAGCCTTTTGCCGATAGCGTTGCCGCGCTGGCACAGCTGAAAACCTGCTACCGGCTGATTGCCATGACCAATGCGCAGCGCTGGGCCTTTGCGTATTTCGATGAAGCCTTGGGCGAGCCCTTTCATGCAGCCTTCACCACTGATGACACGGGCACCGAAAAGCCCGATCCAGCATTTTTCGAAACGGTCTTCGCTTTCGTTGAAAAGGAAGGCAACAGCCGCGCCGATATCCTGCATGTGGCGCAAAGCCAATATCACGACATCGGCATTTCACGGCAGCTTGGCCTGACCAATTGCTGGATCGAGCGACGCCATGCCCAAAAAGGCTATGGCGGCACGATCGAGCCGGAAACATTTGTGAAACCCGATTTTCACTTCACCTCCATGGCGGGACTTGCCGAGGCCATAGAGTTGGATCGCGCCGCCTGAAGCCAACACACGATGACATCAGCATACAATGACGTGCCACCCAAAGGCCCGCAAAACAGTCAACAACAATAAGGGGAATGTCATGACAGACAAGCAGACAACAAACTGGACCGGCGCTGACGATGCCATGGTGGAGAACGCCATCCGCCGTGGTGCCACCCGCCGCGAACTGATGCAGATGATGCTGGCTGGTGGCGTTGCCCTTACCGCCGCCGGCTCCATCATGGGTCGCGCCTCAAGCGCGCTCGCCGCAACACCGGTCAAGGGAGGTTCGTTGAAGGCCGCCGGCTATTCTGCGTCCAATGCCGATACGCTGGATCCGGCAAAGGCCTCGCTCTCCACCGACTATGTGCGCTGCTGCGCGCTTTATAACCGCCTCACCATTCTCGACAAATCCGGCGCTCCGCAGATGGAGCTGGCAGACTCGGTTGAAAGCAAGGACGCCCAGGTCTGGACGATCAAGCTGAAAAGCGGCGTGACCTTCCACGACGGCAAGACGCTGACCGCAGACGACGTCGTCTATTCGCTGAAGCGCCATCTCGATCCGGCCACCGGCTCCAAGGTTGCCAAGATCGCCGCCCAGATGACCGGCATCAAGGCCGTCGACAAGCAGACCGTGGAAATCTCGCTCTCGCATGCCAATGCCGACCTGCCGTCCATTCTCGCCATCCATCAGTTCATGATCGTTGCCGATGGCACCACGGATTTCTCCAAGGGCAATGGCACCGGTGCCTTCGTTCTCGAAAAATTCGAGCCCGGCGTCCGCTCGATTATGAAGCGCAATGGCAATTACTGGAAAGCTGGCGGCCCGAATGTCGACAGTTTCGAATTCTTCGCCATCAGCGAGGACAATGCCCGTGTCAACGCGCTCCTGTCGGGTGACATCCAGCTGGCCGCCTCCATCAATCCGCGCTCCATGCGTCTGGTCGATACCCAGGACGGCTTCGTGCTGTCGAAGACGACATCGGGCAATTACACCAATCTCAACATGCGCATGGATATGGCGCCGGGCAACAAGAAAGATTTCATTGATGGCATGAAGCTGATCGTTAACAGGGAGCAGATCGTCAAATCCGCATTGCGTGGGCTGGGCGAAGTCGGCAACGACCAGCCGCTGTCGTCTGCCAGCTTCTATCATAATGCCGACCTGAAGCCGAAGGCATTCGATCCCGACAAGGCAAAATTCCATTTCCAGAAGGCAGGCGTGCTTGGCCAGTCCATCCCGGTTATCGCATCAGAAGCCGCAAGCTCTTCGATAGACATGGCGATGATTATCCAGGCATCAGCGGCAGAAATCGGCATGAAGCTCGATGTCCAGCGCGTACCCTCCGATGGTTATTGGGACAAATACTGGCTGAAGGCACCGGTCCATTTCGGCAATATCAATCCGCGTCCGACGCCGGACATCCTGTTTTCGCTGCTTTACTCTTCCGACGCGCCGTGGAACGAAAGCCAGTACAAGTCGCCGAAATTCGACAAGATGCTGCTTGAGGCCCGTGGCCTGCTGGACCAGGCCAAGCGCAAGGAAATCTATGGCGAGATGCAGGTGATGATCGCGGAGGAAGCAGCGACGGTCATTCCCGCCTATATTTCCAACGTCGATGCTATCACGGCCAAGCTGAAAGGGCTTGAACCCAGCCCGCTGGGTGGCATGATGGGTTATGCCTTCGCCGAATATGTCTGGCTGGAAGCCTGATACCAGTTCGGCAGACCCTCTACGAGCAGGCCTTGGCAAATAGCTTTGGATCGATGCATGCTTTATCCAGCGCATCGCGGCAAAACCGTTTGCCAGCCTGGCGGCACATTATCACGGTCAGCCGCATTCCGATCACCCGAAGTGATTGCCGAAGATTGATCGCCCTAACCAAGCTGGAGCATGTGCGTGAACGCCCGAGCCTTTTCCCTTGTTGTCAACAGGCTGATGATCGCCCTGATCACATTGATCATCGTGTCGCTGGCCGTTTTCATGGCGACTGCGCTCTTGCCAGGCGATACGGCAACCATGCTGCTCGGTCAGGCCGCGACACCTGAAGCCGTTGAGGGCCTGCGCCAGGCCATGCATCTCAACGATCCGGCAATTCTGCGTTTCCTGCGTTGGGCAACGGGCTTGTTGCAAGGCGATCTCGGCACCTCCTACGCCAATAACATGCCAATTGCTGAGCTGATTTCCGGCCGTCTGGTCAATTCCATGAAGCTTGCCGGCATTACCGCCCTCCTGGCTGTTCCCATCGCACTGACGCTGGGGATTACCTCGGCCATGCTGCGCGGCTCTCTCTATGACCGCTGCGTCACCGTGGTGACCATTGGGGTGATTTCCGTGCCGGAATTCATGATTGCCACCTCCGCCGTTCTACTGTTTGCGGTCTATCTGAAATGGCTGCCAGCACTGTCCTTTGCCAATGAGGTTCACAGTTTTGCTGGCCTGGTGCGTGTCTATGCCATGCCCGTCATCACCCTGACCTTCGGCGTTTCAGCCCAGATGATCCGCATGACCCGGGCAGCGGTGATCGAAACCCTCGATACGCCCTATGTGGAAATGGCGTTGCTGAAAGGCGCCTCACGCCGCCGCATCGTGCTGCGCCATGCGTTGCCCAATGCGCTGGGGCCAATCGTCAATGCCATGGCGCTATCACTGTCCTATCTGATTGGCGGGGTCATTATCGTCGAGACGATCTTCAACTATCCCGGCATTGCCAAGCTGATGGTCGATGCCGTCGCCACCCGTGACCTGCCGCTGATCCAGAGCTGCGCCATGATCTTCTGCGTCGGCTATCTCGTGCTGATCACCATTGCCGATATCGTTTCCATTCTCTCCAATCCGAGGCTGCGATGACTATGACGCCACTAAACGGGACGCCATCGAACGCGACGCCATCAACAGCACCAATCGCTCGCAGACGCTGGTCATTCGGCTATCGCATCAATGCCGTTGGCATTGCTGGCCTCACTGTCATCAGCGCTTGGGCGCTGGTGGCGATATTCGCGCCCCTGCTCATCCCGCATCCAGTCGGTGAGATCGTCGATTTCGACTATTTCGGGCCGATGAGCAACACGCTTTGGCTGGGCTCCGATTATCTCGGTCGGGACATGCTGTCGCGCATCATCATGGGTGCGCGCTACACGGTCGGCATTTCGCTGGCCGCCGTTACCGTCGCCTGTTTTTCCGGCGTTGTGCTTGGCATGATCGCCGCCGTCGCCGGTGGCTGGATCGATACCGTGCTCAGCCGCTTTCTCGATGCGATGAACTCCATTCCCAGCAAGCTCTTCGGTCTGGTGGTGGTCGCTGCCGTCGGATCGTCGATCCCGGTTCTGGTCATGACCCTGTCGGTGATCTACACGCCCGGCGCCTATCGCTTTGCCCGGGCGCTTGCCGTCAACATCAATGCCATGGATTTCATAAGCGTCGCACGCATCCGGGGCGAGACTATTTTCTACATCATCCGCTCTGAAATTCTGCCGAATATTACCGGACCGGTGCTGGCGGATTTTGGGCTGCGCTTTGTCTTCATCGTGTTGCTGCTCTCAGGGCTTTCGTTTCTGGGGCTCGGCGTCCAGCCGCCCAATGCCGATTGGGGCGCATTGGTGCGCGAAAATATCGGCGGCCTGCCTTTTGCGGCACCAGCGGTGATTTTCCCGTCGCTGGCCATTGCCAGCCTGACAATCAGCGTCAACATGCTGATCGATAATCTTCCCCGCAAGATCCGCGACAGGAGTGCATGATGGCAAACCTCGTGGAAATCCGCGACCTGAAGGTCCAGGCCACCACCGATTCCGGCCGCAAGGTCGAGATTATCAAGGGCATCAGCCTGGACATACCGGAGGGCGAAATCGCTGCCTTGATCGGCGAGAGCGGCTCTGGAAAAACCACCATCGCCTTGACCTTGATGGGCCATACCCGCCCCGGATGCCGTATAACCGGCGGCACGATCAGTGTCGCGGGCAAGGATATGGCCGCACTTTCCGAGCGCGATCGCGCCAGTATTCGCGGCACCGATGTCGCTTATGTGCCGCAATCAGCGGCGGCGGCTTTCAATCCGGCCATCCGGATCATGGATCAGGTGATCGAGGTCACCCGCATTCACGACCTGATGTCGAAGGAAGAAGCCCGCACCCGCGCCGTGGCGCTGTTTCGGGCGCTGTCGCTGCCCAATCCCGAAACGATTGGCACACGCTATCCGCATCAGGTCTCCGGCGGACAGTTACAGCGTCTATCAGCGGCCATGGCGCTGATCGGAGACCCGAAACTGGTGATTTTCGACGAGCCGACCACGGCGCTTGACGTGACGACGCAAATCGAAGTGCTGCGCGCCTTCAAGTCGGTGATGCGCAAGGACGGCATCTCCGGGGTCTATGTCTCCCATGATCTGGCCGTCGTTGCACAGATTGCCGATCGTATTATCGTGCTCAAGGGTGGCGAAGTGCAGGAAACCGGCACCACCGCCGAGCTGCTGGCCGATGCGCAACATCCCTATACCCGTGAACTTCTGTCTGCCTTTGAACCCAAGCCCCGCACAACACCGCTTGCCGAAGACAAGAGCGTCAAGCCCCTGCTGGAAATCGAAAACCTGATTGCTGGCTATGGCGACCTGCAAGCGGATGGTCTGCCTCTCGTTCAGGCGGTGCAGTCCGTCAGCCTGACGGTGCGCAATGGCCGCAACCTCGGCATTATCGGCGAATCCGGCTGCGGTAAATCCACCTTAGCGCGCAGCATTGCCGGCCTCCTGCCATTGGCGGCGGGCCATATCATTTTCAATGGCCGTGAACTGGGCCGCCATGCCCGCGACCGCACCCGCAATCAGCTGCGCGAAATGCAGATCGTCTTCCAATCCGCCGACACGGCACTGAACCCGGCGAAATCCATTGAGGACATCCTCGGTCGCCCGCTGACCTTTTACCATGGAATGAAGGGCAAGGCGCGCGATGCCCGCATCAACCAATTGCTCGACATGGTGCATCTGCCACAATCGCTTCGCCAACGCCGCCCATCGGAACTGTCTGGCGGCCAGAAGCAGCGGGTCAATTTCGCCCGTGCGCTGGCAGCGGAACCAAAGCTGATCCTGTGCGACGAAATCACCTCGGCGCTCGACACCGTGGTCGCCGCCGCGGTCATCGAGCTTTTGAAGGAATTGCAGCGCGAACTTGGCCTGTCCTACATTTTCATCAGCCACGATCTTTCGGTGGTGGAAGCGATCTGCGACGAGATCGTGGTGATGTATGCGGGGAAAAAGGTCGAGCAAATCTCGCCGCAACAGCTTGCCGCCCCGCAACATCCCTATTCGAAACTGCTGTTTTCCTCAGTTCCGAAACTCGACCCGACCTGGCTCGATACGCTGCAACAGGACCCGGAACTGGTCAGGACCTACCGCATCAATCCGTGAGGCCTCGATTTCGAGACCTCAATCCCTGCCAACCGTATGCTGGGTCAATGTGCTGCTGGCATCACCGACAATTTCGACATGGCGATAGGCCGCTTCGGCGGCAGCAGTCTTTTCACCGCGCAGGATGGCATTGACGATGGCCTCATGCTCCTGAAAGGACAGTGACAAGCGGCCCGTCAAGCGAAACTGGGCGCGCCGAAACGGTGCCAGCCGCGAGCGGGTTTGCGTCACCAGTTCCAGAATATGCTGGTTATGAGCGCCCTGATAGATCCGGTTGTGAAACTCAATATTATAGGCGGAATAGTCCTCCGTCTGTCCCGCCTGGACGATGCGGATTGATGAGCGGTGCATCCCCTCCAGCGCCCGGCGCTCGTCCAACGTCATGCGCTCTGCTGCAAGCCTGGCGCACATCCCTTCAAGCTCCGCCATGGCCTCGAACATAGAGGTCAGGAACCCGCCGGTGACGTTGGTAACGACAGCGCTCTTGTTCGGCTTACGCTCCACCAGCCCCATGGCACATAATTGCCGCAGCGCTTCGCGCACCGGCGTGCGCGACACCTCGAACCGCGTGGCAAGCGATCCTTCATCCAGTTTATCATCCGGCTGCAAATCACCGACGATAATCAGGTCGGCAATGGCGCGTACCAATTGTTCGACCGTATTGCCGGCACGAACAAGTTCGCGCACCCTCGGCTGATTCATTGAGATTTCCCAGTTTCATTATCGTTTGTATGCAGTTTTAAAAATCGCTTGTTTTGGCAAATTAACCCACGGCTCGACTGATATCAAAGCACGATTTTCACAAAAATACACAACTTTCCTGCGAGGCCATGGACTTTTCCCTGAAGGATTTAGCAAATTTAATAGTCGCGCTCAAAAAATATTCATCTGAATTTTAAAAGTGCATACAGATGCACGGGCGGCAACCAGATACAGCCCAGAAACTCCTTTCAAGCATAGCCCACAGATCTGGCACGGTGATTGCATACACTTTTTCAAATCATCCGCGCCGGACGAGAGCCGGATCAAAACAGGGGAACCCACCGATGACCAGATCGCCTTCCTTTACCCGCCGTCATTTCCTGCAAACCTCCGCGCTGGGTGCCGCTGCGGCCATTGCCGCTCCCGGCATGCTGCGTTCCGCCCAGGCTGCGGACCTCACCGTCGGCTTCATCTATGTCGGGCCGAAGGATGATTATGGCTATAACCAGGCCCATGCCGAGGGCGCTGCCGTGGTCAAGGCCTTGTCCGGCGTAACTGTCATCGAAGAAGAAAACGTACCTGAAACCGTCGATGTCCAGAAAACCATGGAATCGATGATCAATCTGGATGGTGCCAGCCTGCTGTTCCCGACCTCTTTCGGCTATTTCGACCCCCATATGTTGGCGGTAGCGCAGAAATATCCTGACGTGCAGTTTCGCCATTGCGGCGGCCTCTGGCAGAAGGGCAAGAACCCGGACAATACCGGCAGCTATTTCGGCTACATCTTCCAAGGCCAATATCTGAATGGCATTGCCGCCGCCTATGCCACCAAGTCGAAGAAGATCGGCTTCGTCGCCGCCAAGCCAATTCCGCAGGTGGTACAGAATATCAATGCCTTCCTGCTCGGTGCCCGCTCGGTCGATCCGTCCATCACCTGCCAGGTGATTTTCACGGGCGAGTGGTCGCTGGCCGTCAAGGAGGCCGAAGCCACCAATGCGCTGGTCGATCAGGGCGTCGATGTCATCACCTGCCATGTCGATAGCCCGAAGGTCGTGGTGCAGACCGCCGCTGGTCGCGGCGCTTTCGTCTGTGGCTATCATGCCAACCAGAGCCCGCTGGCCCCTGAAAAATATC
This region includes:
- a CDS encoding BMP family ABC transporter substrate-binding protein; the encoded protein is MTRSPSFTRRHFLQTSALGAAAAIAAPGMLRSAQAADLTVGFIYVGPKDDYGYNQAHAEGAAVVKALSGVTVIEEENVPETVDVQKTMESMINLDGASLLFPTSFGYFDPHMLAVAQKYPDVQFRHCGGLWQKGKNPDNTGSYFGYIFQGQYLNGIAAAYATKSKKIGFVAAKPIPQVVQNINAFLLGARSVDPSITCQVIFTGEWSLAVKEAEATNALVDQGVDVITCHVDSPKVVVQTAAGRGAFVCGYHANQSPLAPEKYLTGAEWAWGNVYTDFVKKAQAGEKLGNFVRGGLKDGFVKMSPLGPGVSAEARTKFEATLATMKAGGFSVFKGGQKDNKGNVVIPSGKDYAEDAIELESMNYLVEGVMGSMG
- a CDS encoding ABC transporter permease — its product is MTMTPLNGTPSNATPSTAPIARRRWSFGYRINAVGIAGLTVISAWALVAIFAPLLIPHPVGEIVDFDYFGPMSNTLWLGSDYLGRDMLSRIIMGARYTVGISLAAVTVACFSGVVLGMIAAVAGGWIDTVLSRFLDAMNSIPSKLFGLVVVAAVGSSIPVLVMTLSVIYTPGAYRFARALAVNINAMDFISVARIRGETIFYIIRSEILPNITGPVLADFGLRFVFIVLLLSGLSFLGLGVQPPNADWGALVRENIGGLPFAAPAVIFPSLAIASLTISVNMLIDNLPRKIRDRSA
- a CDS encoding ABC transporter permease, which codes for MCVNARAFSLVVNRLMIALITLIIVSLAVFMATALLPGDTATMLLGQAATPEAVEGLRQAMHLNDPAILRFLRWATGLLQGDLGTSYANNMPIAELISGRLVNSMKLAGITALLAVPIALTLGITSAMLRGSLYDRCVTVVTIGVISVPEFMIATSAVLLFAVYLKWLPALSFANEVHSFAGLVRVYAMPVITLTFGVSAQMIRMTRAAVIETLDTPYVEMALLKGASRRRIVLRHALPNALGPIVNAMALSLSYLIGGVIIVETIFNYPGIAKLMVDAVATRDLPLIQSCAMIFCVGYLVLITIADIVSILSNPRLR
- a CDS encoding ABC transporter substrate-binding protein, whose protein sequence is MTDKQTTNWTGADDAMVENAIRRGATRRELMQMMLAGGVALTAAGSIMGRASSALAATPVKGGSLKAAGYSASNADTLDPAKASLSTDYVRCCALYNRLTILDKSGAPQMELADSVESKDAQVWTIKLKSGVTFHDGKTLTADDVVYSLKRHLDPATGSKVAKIAAQMTGIKAVDKQTVEISLSHANADLPSILAIHQFMIVADGTTDFSKGNGTGAFVLEKFEPGVRSIMKRNGNYWKAGGPNVDSFEFFAISEDNARVNALLSGDIQLAASINPRSMRLVDTQDGFVLSKTTSGNYTNLNMRMDMAPGNKKDFIDGMKLIVNREQIVKSALRGLGEVGNDQPLSSASFYHNADLKPKAFDPDKAKFHFQKAGVLGQSIPVIASEAASSSIDMAMIIQASAAEIGMKLDVQRVPSDGYWDKYWLKAPVHFGNINPRPTPDILFSLLYSSDAPWNESQYKSPKFDKMLLEARGLLDQAKRKEIYGEMQVMIAEEAATVIPAYISNVDAITAKLKGLEPSPLGGMMGYAFAEYVWLEA
- a CDS encoding GntR family transcriptional regulator gives rise to the protein MNQPRVRELVRAGNTVEQLVRAIADLIIVGDLQPDDKLDEGSLATRFEVSRTPVREALRQLCAMGLVERKPNKSAVVTNVTGGFLTSMFEAMAELEGMCARLAAERMTLDERRALEGMHRSSIRIVQAGQTEDYSAYNIEFHNRIYQGAHNQHILELVTQTRSRLAPFRRAQFRLTGRLSLSFQEHEAIVNAILRGEKTAAAEAAYRHVEIVGDASSTLTQHTVGRD
- a CDS encoding ABC transporter ATP-binding protein translates to MANLVEIRDLKVQATTDSGRKVEIIKGISLDIPEGEIAALIGESGSGKTTIALTLMGHTRPGCRITGGTISVAGKDMAALSERDRASIRGTDVAYVPQSAAAAFNPAIRIMDQVIEVTRIHDLMSKEEARTRAVALFRALSLPNPETIGTRYPHQVSGGQLQRLSAAMALIGDPKLVIFDEPTTALDVTTQIEVLRAFKSVMRKDGISGVYVSHDLAVVAQIADRIIVLKGGEVQETGTTAELLADAQHPYTRELLSAFEPKPRTTPLAEDKSVKPLLEIENLIAGYGDLQADGLPLVQAVQSVSLTVRNGRNLGIIGESGCGKSTLARSIAGLLPLAAGHIIFNGRELGRHARDRTRNQLREMQIVFQSADTALNPAKSIEDILGRPLTFYHGMKGKARDARINQLLDMVHLPQSLRQRRPSELSGGQKQRVNFARALAAEPKLILCDEITSALDTVVAAAVIELLKELQRELGLSYIFISHDLSVVEAICDEIVVMYAGKKVEQISPQQLAAPQHPYSKLLFSSVPKLDPTWLDTLQQDPELVRTYRINP
- a CDS encoding HAD-IA family hydrolase encodes the protein MAKAFADFKYLTFDVVGTLIDFESGITHCLAEIAAETGVTMDGEHALSLYRAARYDDEALLFPDDLARVYLKIAPALGLPVDAAFGERLRGSVTDWKPFADSVAALAQLKTCYRLIAMTNAQRWAFAYFDEALGEPFHAAFTTDDTGTEKPDPAFFETVFAFVEKEGNSRADILHVAQSQYHDIGISRQLGLTNCWIERRHAQKGYGGTIEPETFVKPDFHFTSMAGLAEAIELDRAA